DNA from Krasilnikovia cinnamomea:
GAACGCCTTCCAGGCCCGGTACGTCATCGCCCAGGAGGCGCAGGACGGCAACGGCGCCCAGGTCGGCGGCATCGCCCTGGGCAGTGCCGAGGGCAAGCTCGAATACGACCCGGACAACCCGCTGGCCGACACCGAGGGCTACGTCCGCCGCCCGGACATCGACCTCGGCAGCCAGATGGCCCAGATGATCATGGCGCAGCGCTCGTACCAGGCGAACCTCGCCGTGGTGGACCGCGCCCGTGACTCGTACGCCGCCGCCATCAACCTCGGGAAGTGACGACCATGACCTCTCCGATCGATGCGATCAGCGCCGTTTCCGGCGTCGGCGGTATCTCCGGGATCGACGGCCTCTCGGCCGCCTCCGGCACTCCCGCCGTCACCGGCCCGAACTCGGACTTCGCCGGAATGCTGGCCAACGGCCTGGAAAGCGTGCAGGCCTCCCAGAACAAGGCGAACGACCTGGCGGTACAGGTCGCCAACGGCACGTTGAGCGACCCCGCGCAGTACACGATGGCCGCGAACGATGCTGCGCTGGCCATGCAACTGACCGTGGCGATCCGGAACAAGGCCGTCGAGGCCTTCCAGGAAATCATGAGGATGCAGGCCTGACATGATTAACCGCCTTCCCGCGCCCGTACGCAAAGTCACCGACGGTTTCAAGGCGTTCACGCCTGGCCAGAAGTCCGTCACGATCGTCGCGGTGCTCGCACTCGCGATCGGTGGCTACTTCTTCGCCACGTGGGCCGCCAAGCCGACGTACGCGACGTTGTTCAACAACCTGTCCGCCAAGGACGCCAGCGCGATCGTCGAGACGCTGCAGAAGTCCGGCACGCCGTACGAGCTGGCCAACAGTGGCCAGACCATCCTGGTCCCCAAGGAGCAGGTGTACGACCTGCGGCTGCAGCTGTCCGGCGAGGGCCTGCCCGGTGAGTCCGACACCGGATACGCGTTGCTGGACAAGCAGGGCGTGACCACGAGCGACTTCATGCAGCACGTGGGCTACCAGCGGGCGCTGGAAGGCGAACTCGCCAACACCATCAAGAGCATCGACGGGGTGCAGGCCGCCACCGTGCACCTGGTCATCCCGCAGAAGGACGTCTTCGCCGACGACCAGAAGAAGCCGACCGCTTCGGTCCTGGTCACCTCGAAGGCGAACGACCAGCTGAACAACCAGCAGGTGCAGTCGGTCGTGCACCTGGTCGCCTCCAGTGTGGAGGGTCTGCAGCCGGAGCAGGTCACCGTGGCCGACGCCAACGGCCGGATGCTGTCCACCGGTAACGGCACCGCGATCGGCACGGGCAACGGCGGGGACGGCTCGGACGACCAGACGGTCACGTTCCAGAACCGGCTCAACAGCTCGCTGCAGACGATGCTGGACGCGGTCGTCGGCCCGGGTCACGCCAAGGTGACCACGAACGCGCAGCTCGACTTCGACCAGACGCAGACGAAGAAGGAGACGTACCAGGCCGACCCGTCGCTGCCGGCGCTCGCGGAAAGCATCAGCCGGGAGGCGTACAACGGCGCGGGCACCAACACCGGTGGGGTGCTCGGCCCGGACAACATCCAGGTGCCCAACGGCGCCAACAACGGCAACGGCCAGTACGAGAACACCGCGCAGACCCGCAACAACGCGCTGAACAAGACCATCGAGGACCGCAAGAGCGCGCCCGGCACGGTCAAGCGGCTCAGCGTCGCGGTGCTGCTGGACAGCAAGACCGCCGGCCTGGTGAACCCGGCCGACGTGCAGCAGCTGGTCAGCGCCGCCGCCGGCGTCGACGCCACCCGGGGCGACACCATCGCGGTCAGCGCGATGCCGTTCGACACCACCGCCGCGGACCAGGCGAAGCAGGAGATGCTGGCGATCGAGGCAGCGAAGAAGGCCGACGAGCAGATGTCGATGCTCAAGACCGGTGGTCTGGTCCTGCTCGTCCTGCTCCTGCTGCTGGCAGTGTGGTGGCGTGGCCGGCGGATCAAGAAGCGCAAGGCGCTGACCGCCGCCGAGATCGCCCACCTGGAGGCCATGCAGGCCGCGCTGGAGCAGCAGCGCCTGGCCGAACTGAACGCCGCCATCCCGCAGCCCGCGATCGAGTCGACGCACAACGAGCACCTCGAGGAACGGCAGCGCGAGATCGAGAAGATGGTCGAACAGCAGCCCGAGGAAATCGCCGCCCTGCTTCGGGGCTGGCTGGGCGCTGGCCGCTGACCACAACCGGTTAAGAGGGGGATTCTGAGTTGAGCACAGCGGCACTGACCACGACGTCCATGACGGGCCTGCGCAAGGCCGCCATCCTGCTGGTACGGATGGGCACGAAGTACTCCAGCAAGGTGCTCTCCACGCTGCGGGAGAACGAGGTGGAGGAACTCTCCGCCGAGATCGCCCGGCTCGGCAAGCTGGAGACCGACGTCGTCACGGACGTGATCGACGAGTTCTACGCCATGGCCACCACCCAGAGCGCCGGCGTCGGCGGCCTCGCGTACGCCCGGGACCTGCTGGAGGCGTCGCTCGGCCCCGAGCGGGCGGCGCTGATCCTGGACCGTCTCGAAGCCTCGATGACGGACATGCCGTTCAACTTCCTCAGCCATGCCGACCCGCGCCAGCTGCTCTCGTACGTGCAGTACGAGCACCCGCAGACCATCGCGCTGGTCCTGGCGCACGTACCGGCGGCGCTCGGTTCGTCGATCCTGTCCGGCCTCGCGCCCGAGGTGCAGTCGGACGTCGCACACCGCATCGCGGTGATGGACCGTACCTCGCCGGACGTGATCCGGCAGGTGGAGCAGGCCCTGCAGCGCAAGCTCTCCACCGTGCTGCAGCCCGACCAGCTCTCCACGGTCGGCGGCGTGCAGCCGCTGGTCGACATCATCAACCGGGCCGACCGCACCACCGAGCGGCTCATCCTGGAGGCGCTGGAAGAGCGCAACCCGGAGATCGCCGAGGAGATCCGGCGCCGGATGTTCATGTTCGAGGACATCACCCTGCTCGACGACCGTGCGGTGCAGCTGGTGCTGCGCCAGGTCGAGCCCAACGACCTCGCCACCGCGCTCAAGGGTGTCAACGACCTGGTGAGGAACAAGGTCACCGGCAACCTCTCCGAGCGCGGCCGGGAGAACCTGCTCGAGGAGATGGACCTGCTCGGCCCGGTCAAGCTGCGGATGGTCGAGGAGTCGCAGCAGAAGATCGTGTCGGTGATCCGCTCGCTCGAGGACTCCGGCCAGATCGAGATCCAGCGTGGTGGAGAAGCCGATGAACTCGTCGACTGACAACCGGGTGTTCCTGCGCGGCTCGGTCGCCGACTCCGCGGCCACCGTCCGGTTCGCGGTGGACCTGCGCCGCCGCGAACCGGGCGACACCCCGCCGGTGCAGCGGGCCAAGGAGGAGGCCCGCACCGCCGGGTACGCCGAGGGATGGGCACAGGGCCAGCGCGCGGCCGCGATCGAGGCGACCGCCGCGCTGGAGCGCACACGCGAGGCGGAACGGGCGTTCGATCAGCGGCGCGCCGCCGCGCTGGCGCAAGCGGTGGAGGCGGCCGGTCGGGCCGCCGACAAGCTGGAGACCCGGCACGTGACGAGCGTGCACGACATCCAGGAGGAGATCCTCGCGCAGGCGTTCGAGCTGGCCGAGGCGATCATCGGGCGCACCCTGGCCGACCCGCAGGGACGTGCGGTCGACGCGCTGCGCCGCGCCATGTCCGTCGCCCCGGAACGTCCCGGGCTCGTGGTGGCGCTGCACCCCGACGATTATCGGGTTCTGGTCGGCACGGCAACCGACACGGACTACAACTACGAGGGACGGCCGGTGCACCTGCGCCCGGACCCGGCGTTGCAGCCGGGTGACGCCGTCGCAGAGATCGGCGCCACCACGGTGGACGCCTCGATCGCCGCCGCCGTGCAACGGGCCCGGGAGGCATTACGGCTGTGACGGACGCGTTCCGTAACCGGCTCAGCGCCGCGATGGTCGCCGCCCGGCCTCAGGCCAGGGGCAAGGTGACCGGCGCGGTCGGGTTGCGGGTCACGGTCAGCGGGCTGGAGGCCCGGGTCGGCGAGCTGCTGGCCATCGGCGAGGGCGCGGACACCGTACTGGCGGAGGTTGCCGCGCTCGACGGCGAGCGGCTGTCCTGCCTGCCGTTGGGCCCGATCACCGGGCTGGGTACCGGCAGCCCGGTAGTCGCCACCGGCGGCCCGCTGCGCGTCCGGGTCGGCCCCGATCTGCGCGGGCGCATCCTGGACGGCCTGGGCCGCCCGATGGACGGTGGCCCGCCGCTGACCGGTGAGCCGGTCGGCATCGACGCCGCACCACCGTCCGCGCTGGAACGCCAGCTGGTCGCGGAACCGATGCCGCTGGGCATCCGGGTGCTCGACACGCTGGTGCCGTGCGGCAGGGGCCAGCGCATCGGCATCTTCGCCGGCTCCGGTGTCGGCAAGTCCACGCTCATGTCGATGATCACCCGCGGTACGGCAGCGGAGCTGAACGTCATCGCGCTGGTCGGTGAGCGCGGCCGGGAGGTGCGCGAGTTCATCGAACACGACCTGGGCGACGAGGGCCTGGCCCGGTCCGTGGTGGTCGTCGCCACCTCGGATCAGCCACCACTGGTCCGGCTGCGTGCCGGATCGGTGGCCACCCGGATCGCGGAGTACTACCGGGACGAGGGCGCCGACGTACTGCTGATGATGGACAGCGTGACCCGCGCGGCGATGGCGCAGCGCGAGGTGGGGCTGTCGGTGGGCGAGCCCCCGGCCACCCGCGGCTATCCGCCGAGTGTCTTCGCCATGCTCGCCTCGCTGCTGGAACGCGCCGGTCCGGGCGCCCGCGGCAGCATCACGGGGCTGTACACGGTGCTGGTGGAGGGCGACGACCACAACGAGCCGATCGCCGACGCGGCCCGCTCGATCCTCGACGGCCACATCGTGCTCGACCGTAAGCTCGCCACCGCGGGCCACTTCCCCAGCATCGAGGCGCTGGATTCCATCTCCCGGGTCGCCAACAAGATCACCACAGCGGAGCAGCGGGCCGACGCCACGGAGCTGCGCCGGATGATGGCGGCCCACCGGGAGATCCGCGAACTGGTCGAGATCGGCGCATACGTGCCGGGCACCAACCCCGACGCGGACCGCGCCACCGCCATCTGGCCGGAGATCACCGCGTTCCTGCGGCAGGGCCTCGACGAGCGGGTCACCGCCGAACAGGCGTGGCAGGGGCTGCACGCTCTGGTGCAGCCGGCCGGGTAGGCGCACCGCACCGGGTGCAGCTCGGGTGCAGGCGCTCAGCGCCTTCCGGGCCGGGCCGAAGGTCGGGGTGAGGACGCCCATCCCGCCCCGCCAGGAGGCCTCGTGAACCGGTTCTTTAGGCTCGCGCCAGTACTGCGCGCACGCAAAGCGCAGGAGGACGTGGCCCGCGGCGCCGTGCTTCAGTCACAGGCCGAGATCCGCCACGCCCAGGCCCTCGTCAAGCGGCGACACCTCGAACTCACCGGCTCGGACGCACCCACCGAAGGCACGGCCCGCGCCATGGTCGCCTCACTGGTGGCCCGGCAGTCCCTGGCGGCCGGCCTCTTCGACGCGCACCGGATGGTCGCCGAGGCCGAAGAGGCCACCCAGGAAAAGATGGACGAGCTGGCCGACGCCGCCAAGCGCCGCCGGGCCGTCGAGCTGCTGGCCGAGCGGCACGCCGAGGCCGTACGGCGGCACGACCTCGCACTGGACCAGCAGAACCTCGACGAGCTGGCCGTCACCGCCAAGGCCCGCAACGCCGCCCGCGGCGTCGACGGGCTCCGCGAGGAACGCGCCAACCCGCTGCGCCACGGCCACGGCAGCGCCGCCGACCGCGAGGCGGCCAGCCGCGCCGTCGCCAACTCGGTGGCCGCCCAGCGCCCCACGTACGACCTGGCCGACCCGGCCCAGACTCTCGCCGCCCGCCGCGCGGCCCTGCTGAGCGCTCAGCAGACTGCACGGCCGGCCGACCTCTCCGACGACAGCACCGACGACGACAACCGGAGCCGCGCATGATGGGCATCGACGGGGTCCTGGCCCGAATCTCGGAGCTGAACAGCCAGCTCAGGGTCGTACCCGCCACCGTCGGCGCCGCCACGAGCGCGCCCCGGACCGGCGGCACGGCGTTCGCCTCCGCCCTGGCCAACGCCACCGCCACGGACACCGCCACGGACACCGGCACGACCCGCGCCGGGGCGACCGGCGCGGACGTCGTGGCGGCCGCCAAGAAGTACCTGGGCACCCGGTACGTGTTCGGCAGCACCGACCCCGCCAAGGGGCTGGACTGCTCCGCGCTGGTGCAGCGGGCGTACCGCGACCTCGGCATCGAACTGCCGCGCAACTCGTGGCAGCAGGCCAAGGCGGGCACAAAGGTCGCCAACCTCGCCGCCGCGCAGCCCGGCGACATCCTCGCGTTCAACTCCCCCGTCAACCACGTCGCCATCTACCTCGGCGACAACAAGATGATCGCGGCGCCGAAGCCCGGCGACCACGTCAAGATCCAGTCGGTGTACGAGACGCCGACCCACATCCGGCGGGTGCTCGGCACCGAGGCCGCGACCGGCGCAACCACCGCGGCGGCCCGCCCGGCCGCGCTGCGGCAGACCGGCGGCCTGGCCGGGGTGCCGTACGCGGACCTGTTCCTGAAGGCCGGCGCGAAGTACCACGTCTCGCCGGAGCTGCTGGCCGCGGTCGCCAAGGTCGAATCCAGCTACAACCCGAAGGCAGTCAGCCCCGCCGGGGCGCAGGGCCTCATGCAGCTGATGCCGGCCACCGCCCGCGGGCTGGGCGTGCGCAACTCGTTCGACCCGGCGCAGGCCGTCGACGGCGCCGCCAAGCTGCTCGCGAACCACCTCAAGGAGTTCAAGTCGCTGCCGCTGGCCCTCGCGGCCTACAACGCGGGCGGCGGCGCGGTGCACAAGTACGGGGGCATCCCCCCGTTCGCGGAAACCCAGGCGTACGTGCCGAAGGTCCAGAAGGCGCTCGCCGCGCTGGGCGGCTGACCATCGAGACAACAGGAGGAGATCTGCCGATGAGCACGCCGAGCACCATCGTCGGTACGGACCGCACGGCGACGACCGATGTCACCCGCCGCCCCACGGCCGCGCCCAGCGGCGGCGGGGAGGCGTTCGGTTCGGCGCTCTCCGCCGAGCTGAGCCGCAGGCCCGCCGGTACGGACCCGGCCGACCTGCAGCGTGCCGCGGCGGACCGGGCCGCGCAGACCCGGAACGCCCAGGACCGCGCCGCGCACGAGGACGCGACCCAGAACCGCGCCGCCCATGACCGGGCCGCCCACGATCGGGCCGCCCACGATCGGGCCGCCCAGGACCGGGCCATGCAGGCCGACCGCGGCCGGGCCGCCCAGGACCGCGTGCTGCAGAACCGCGCCGCCCGCGAACGGGCCCAGGATCGCGCGGAGCAGCGGCGGGTACAGTCCCGTGCCGCCGAACAGCGGTACGCCGAAGTCACCGGCCGACGCCCCGCCCAGGCGCGTCGCGACGACCCGGACACCACCGAGCCGCAGGTGACCGGTCCGGTGAACCCCGCGGTCACGGCCGTCCCGCCCACCGGGCCCGGCCACACCGGCACCACCGAGGCGGTCAGCGCGACGGACGGCCCGGCGGTCACCGCCACCACCGCCGCCGCCGACGTCCCGCCGGTCGCACCGGACGCGGGCTCGCCCGCTGTCGCGGACGAGGCGGCGGCGCGGACACAGCCGAGCACCGTGCCGGGTACCGCGCTCGGGCAGGCCGTGCCCGGTCTGCCGGGAGCGCCCGCCGAGGACCCGGCCGCGACCGGCCCCGACCAGCCCGCGACCGTGCCTGTGCCAGCGGGAGGGGACGCGGTGGGGGTCGCCGCAGCGGGCGTGCCGTCGCCGGCTCCGGACCACGCCGCCGCGCCGCCGCCTGCCACCGGCCCGGCCACGGGCGGCCAGGTCGCCACCGGCCCGGCCACGGGCGGCCCGGCCGCCACCGGCCCGGCCACGGGCGGCCCGGCTACCACCGGCCCGGCCACGGGTGGCCCGGCCGCCACCGGCCAGACCGCCGACGGCCCGACCGCCGACAGCCCGGTCCCGGCCGCCCCGACGCAGCCCGGCGTACCCGTCACGGGCTCCGACCCGGCACCCGCCGGTCCGGGCAGCCCCGTCACCGGCCCGGTCCTGACCGCCGCGGTCCAGCCCGGCCTGCAAGCCGCCGCGGCCACCCCGGCCCAGCCCGGGACCCCGGCCACCCCGGTGCCGGCCAGCCCGGCCCCGGGCACCGCGCCCACCGACGCCACCCCGCCGGTCACGCCGGCCGGACCCACCGCCGCCGGCGTCGCGCCCGCGGGACCGACCGCCGCCGCGAACCCCACCGACGCCCAGAGCGGACCCGCCGCCCCGGGCACCACCACGCCGAGCGACGCTCAGCCGTACGCCGCCGCCGCGGCTGCGGCCAGCGCCGAACCGAGCCCGGCCGCGCCCGAAGCGCGGGCCGCCACCGCGGCAGGCCCCGACGCCCCCGAGACCCCGGCGCCCGCCACCGGCCCGGCACCGGCCGCCTCCGCCGGCCGCCCGGGGTCGGAAGCCGGCGACAACCCGGACGGCCGTCCAGCCCCCGACCAGGGGGTGCCGCTAGCCTCGGGCGCGGCGCGCGCGGAGGTGTCCGGTCCGCCGCCCGCCGTACCCGGCCCGGTGAGCGTGGCCGTGTCCGCGGCCGGTCCGGTCGCCCGTGCGGAGGCGCCCGCGCCGCCCGCACCGGCACCGCCGGTCCCGGCCGCGGCCCAGCTGGCGCTGCGGATCGCCCCGCTGCGGCTGGACGCCGACGGCGTGCATCGCCTGACCGTCCATCTGCATCCGGCAGACCTGGGCCCGGTCCAGGTGGTCGCGGAGATCCGAAACGGCGAGATCAACCTCCAGCTGACCGGTACGACCGACGCCGGCACGGACACGCTCCGGCAGTCCCTGGACGACCTGCGACGTCAGCTGACCGAATCCGGGTTCACGAACTGCTCCCTGGACCTGCGGCAGGGCTCCGCCCAGCAGGAGCAGGCCCGCCAGCAGTTCACGCTGCGGGAGGGCGGCTCACCCGGCGGTACGCGGGCGAGCGCCGGCCCGGAGGCAGCGGAACCGCCCGTCGCCGCCCCGGTCCGGGCCGACGGCACCAGCCGTCTCGACGTCCGGGCCTGACCGCGGCCGGGCGCACCCGAACTGCACCTAAGCCACCGGGGAACCCCGCCGAATTCGATGACGGGCGAAGAATTTTCGCCCCACCCACGCCGACCCAGGAGGGCCGTCATGACCACGCCGATCAACGGCTACGTCAGCAAGGACTACGACGTCAACCGGACGCCGACCTCGCTGTACACCAACAAGACGACCACCGACAGCGGCTCACGGAAGAACCTGGCCGACCAGGACACGTTCCTCAAGCTCCTGGTCGCGCAGCTGAAGTACCAGGACCCGTCGAACCCCGCCGACTCGACCCAGTTCCTGGCCCAGACGGCGCAGTTCACCCAGGTCGAGAAGCTCGGCGCGATCGAGAACGTCTTGAAGGGCCAGCAGCTGATCGGGGCCAGCGCCCTGGTCGGTCAGACGGTCAGCTTCAAGGACCCCAACGGTGACACCCAGGTGGGTGTCGTCAGCACGGCACGGCTCAACGGAGACAGCGAACCGGTCCTCGTGATCGGGAACATGGATGTGCAGCTGTCCAAGGTCACGGAAGTCCACCGGGCGGGCTGACCTCAGCCCACCCGCCCACTCTCCTCAACCGGGAAGGACACCCCAACCGCATGCTGCGTTCCCTGTTCTCCGGCATCTCCGGTCTGCGCGCCCACCAGCAGATGATGGACGTGACCGGCAACAACATCGCCAACGTCAACACGACCGGCTACAAGACCAGCCAGGCCGTCTTCCAGGACACCCTGTCGCAGATGGTCAACGCCGCCGGCGCGCCACAGACGCAGGCCGGTGGCACCAACCCGGCCCAGGTCGGTCTCGGTGTGCGCCTGGCCAGCATCAGCGCCAACTTCAGCCAGGGTGCCGCGCAGACCACGGGCAAGTCGTCGGACATGATGATCCAGGGCGACGGCTTCTTCATCGTCAAGAGCAACGGTGAGTCGCTGTACACCCGCGCGGGATCCTTCAGCTTCGACGGCAACGGCTCGCTGACCACCCCGAACGGCCAGATCGTGCAGGGCTGGAGCGCGAACGCCGCCGGTGTCGTCAACACCGCGGGCGCGCCCGGGAACATCAAGCTGCCGATCGGCATCAGCCTGGCACCCACCGCGACCACGAGCTTCACCCTCACCGGCAACCTCTCCTACGAGGCCAATGTCGGCGACTTCAAGGTGATCCCGGTGCCGGTGATCGACGCCAACGGTGCGTCCAGCGTCATGAACGTCACCCTGACGGAAACCGTCAAGGGCGACCCCGCCATCCCGACGGTGCCGGAGTGGACGATGACGCTGCCCGACGGCAGCACCCAGGCGCTGTCCTTCCCCAGCGGAAGGCCAGAGGATCCCGCCTTCCCGGGCGTCCCGCTCACCACTGTCAGCCTCGGCGCCGCGCCGAACACCTACACCATCGACGTCCGCGACCTCACCTGCTACAGCGGTAACACCGAGGCGCGGGTGAGCGCGTCGGACGGCTCCGCGGCCGGCATCCTGAGCTCGTACACGGTGTCGAACACCGGCCAGATCGTGGGTGTGTTCAGCAACGGTCTCAAGCAGACGCTGGGCCAGCTGGCGCTCGCGAACTTCAACAACGTCAACGGTCTGGAGAAGATCGGTGACTCGATGTTCCGCAGCACGGTGAACTCGGGTCTGGCCCAGGTCGGCGCGGCCGGCTCCGCCGGTCTCGGCCTCATCTCCAGCGGCATGCTGGAAATGTCGAACGTGGACCTGGCGCAGGAGTTCACGAACCTGGTCATCGCCCAGCGCGGTTTCCAGGCGAACAGCCGGATCATCACCACCAGCGACGAGATCCTGCAGGAACTCGTCAACCTCAAGCGCTGACGATGACCGTGTGCCGGCCGGGATGGGTCTCGCCCCGTCCCGGCCGCCGCGTGTCCGGGCACCGCCCGCCCGGCCGCCGCCGATCCGCGCGCCTCGCACCCGGATGGCGACCCGTACGCCCTTATTCGCACCACCCGCATGTCCGATGGACATGTGACGGGCCACGGATGGCCCCGACCAGCCGACGAACGACCAAGGACGGACCCGTGATCCTCGTAACCCGCCTCAACGGTGCTGTGTTCGCCCTGAACCCGGACCTGGTCGAGCGTGCCGACTGCACGCCCGACACGGTCATCACTCTGGTGGACGGCACCAAGTACGTCATCGCGGAGTCTGTGCCCGAGTTCATCGACTCGGTCCGCCACTACCGCGCCTCCCTGATCGCCCAGGCGAGCCGCATCGAGGACGCCGAAGCGCCCGCCTCCGATGAATCGCAGGACGCCGTGGTGCTCCCGCTGCACCGAAAGGACCGCTGATGGACATCGCCACCATCGTCGGCGTTGTCGCCGCCCTGGTCATCGTCTTCACCGTCCAGATCCTGGAGGGTGGCTCGCCGGCGTCGATCCTGCTGATTCCGTCGCTGCTGCTGGTGTTCGGCGGCGCGTTCATGGCCGCCATGGCCGGCGGCGTGCTGAAGGACGCCCTCAACTTCCCCAAGCTGCTGCAGAAGGCGTTCCTCGCCAAGGTGGCGCCGCCGACCCGGCTCGT
Protein-coding regions in this window:
- a CDS encoding flagellar basal body rod protein FlgC, with protein sequence MSIFNAIGVAGTGVTVYRKWLDAISDNIANIDTVKRTSENAFQARYVIAQEAQDGNGAQVGGIALGSAEGKLEYDPDNPLADTEGYVRRPDIDLGSQMAQMIMAQRSYQANLAVVDRARDSYAAAINLGK
- the fliE gene encoding flagellar hook-basal body complex protein FliE — protein: MTSPIDAISAVSGVGGISGIDGLSAASGTPAVTGPNSDFAGMLANGLESVQASQNKANDLAVQVANGTLSDPAQYTMAANDAALAMQLTVAIRNKAVEAFQEIMRMQA
- the fliF gene encoding flagellar basal-body MS-ring/collar protein FliF, with the protein product MINRLPAPVRKVTDGFKAFTPGQKSVTIVAVLALAIGGYFFATWAAKPTYATLFNNLSAKDASAIVETLQKSGTPYELANSGQTILVPKEQVYDLRLQLSGEGLPGESDTGYALLDKQGVTTSDFMQHVGYQRALEGELANTIKSIDGVQAATVHLVIPQKDVFADDQKKPTASVLVTSKANDQLNNQQVQSVVHLVASSVEGLQPEQVTVADANGRMLSTGNGTAIGTGNGGDGSDDQTVTFQNRLNSSLQTMLDAVVGPGHAKVTTNAQLDFDQTQTKKETYQADPSLPALAESISREAYNGAGTNTGGVLGPDNIQVPNGANNGNGQYENTAQTRNNALNKTIEDRKSAPGTVKRLSVAVLLDSKTAGLVNPADVQQLVSAAAGVDATRGDTIAVSAMPFDTTAADQAKQEMLAIEAAKKADEQMSMLKTGGLVLLVLLLLLAVWWRGRRIKKRKALTAAEIAHLEAMQAALEQQRLAELNAAIPQPAIESTHNEHLEERQREIEKMVEQQPEEIAALLRGWLGAGR
- the fliG gene encoding flagellar motor switch protein FliG — its product is MSTAALTTTSMTGLRKAAILLVRMGTKYSSKVLSTLRENEVEELSAEIARLGKLETDVVTDVIDEFYAMATTQSAGVGGLAYARDLLEASLGPERAALILDRLEASMTDMPFNFLSHADPRQLLSYVQYEHPQTIALVLAHVPAALGSSILSGLAPEVQSDVAHRIAVMDRTSPDVIRQVEQALQRKLSTVLQPDQLSTVGGVQPLVDIINRADRTTERLILEALEERNPEIAEEIRRRMFMFEDITLLDDRAVQLVLRQVEPNDLATALKGVNDLVRNKVTGNLSERGRENLLEEMDLLGPVKLRMVEESQQKIVSVIRSLEDSGQIEIQRGGEADELVD
- a CDS encoding FliH/SctL family protein → MNSSTDNRVFLRGSVADSAATVRFAVDLRRREPGDTPPVQRAKEEARTAGYAEGWAQGQRAAAIEATAALERTREAERAFDQRRAAALAQAVEAAGRAADKLETRHVTSVHDIQEEILAQAFELAEAIIGRTLADPQGRAVDALRRAMSVAPERPGLVVALHPDDYRVLVGTATDTDYNYEGRPVHLRPDPALQPGDAVAEIGATTVDASIAAAVQRAREALRL
- a CDS encoding FliI/YscN family ATPase — its product is MTDAFRNRLSAAMVAARPQARGKVTGAVGLRVTVSGLEARVGELLAIGEGADTVLAEVAALDGERLSCLPLGPITGLGTGSPVVATGGPLRVRVGPDLRGRILDGLGRPMDGGPPLTGEPVGIDAAPPSALERQLVAEPMPLGIRVLDTLVPCGRGQRIGIFAGSGVGKSTLMSMITRGTAAELNVIALVGERGREVREFIEHDLGDEGLARSVVVVATSDQPPLVRLRAGSVATRIAEYYRDEGADVLLMMDSVTRAAMAQREVGLSVGEPPATRGYPPSVFAMLASLLERAGPGARGSITGLYTVLVEGDDHNEPIADAARSILDGHIVLDRKLATAGHFPSIEALDSISRVANKITTAEQRADATELRRMMAAHREIRELVEIGAYVPGTNPDADRATAIWPEITAFLRQGLDERVTAEQAWQGLHALVQPAG
- a CDS encoding flagellar export protein FliJ — its product is MNRFFRLAPVLRARKAQEDVARGAVLQSQAEIRHAQALVKRRHLELTGSDAPTEGTARAMVASLVARQSLAAGLFDAHRMVAEAEEATQEKMDELADAAKRRRAVELLAERHAEAVRRHDLALDQQNLDELAVTAKARNAARGVDGLREERANPLRHGHGSAADREAASRAVANSVAAQRPTYDLADPAQTLAARRAALLSAQQTARPADLSDDSTDDDNRSRA
- a CDS encoding transglycosylase SLT domain-containing protein, with amino-acid sequence MMGIDGVLARISELNSQLRVVPATVGAATSAPRTGGTAFASALANATATDTATDTGTTRAGATGADVVAAAKKYLGTRYVFGSTDPAKGLDCSALVQRAYRDLGIELPRNSWQQAKAGTKVANLAAAQPGDILAFNSPVNHVAIYLGDNKMIAAPKPGDHVKIQSVYETPTHIRRVLGTEAATGATTAAARPAALRQTGGLAGVPYADLFLKAGAKYHVSPELLAAVAKVESSYNPKAVSPAGAQGLMQLMPATARGLGVRNSFDPAQAVDGAAKLLANHLKEFKSLPLALAAYNAGGGAVHKYGGIPPFAETQAYVPKVQKALAALGG
- a CDS encoding flagellar hook-length control protein FliK → MSTPSTIVGTDRTATTDVTRRPTAAPSGGGEAFGSALSAELSRRPAGTDPADLQRAAADRAAQTRNAQDRAAHEDATQNRAAHDRAAHDRAAHDRAAQDRAMQADRGRAAQDRVLQNRAARERAQDRAEQRRVQSRAAEQRYAEVTGRRPAQARRDDPDTTEPQVTGPVNPAVTAVPPTGPGHTGTTEAVSATDGPAVTATTAAADVPPVAPDAGSPAVADEAAARTQPSTVPGTALGQAVPGLPGAPAEDPAATGPDQPATVPVPAGGDAVGVAAAGVPSPAPDHAAAPPPATGPATGGQVATGPATGGPAATGPATGGPATTGPATGGPAATGQTADGPTADSPVPAAPTQPGVPVTGSDPAPAGPGSPVTGPVLTAAVQPGLQAAAATPAQPGTPATPVPASPAPGTAPTDATPPVTPAGPTAAGVAPAGPTAAANPTDAQSGPAAPGTTTPSDAQPYAAAAAAASAEPSPAAPEARAATAAGPDAPETPAPATGPAPAASAGRPGSEAGDNPDGRPAPDQGVPLASGAARAEVSGPPPAVPGPVSVAVSAAGPVARAEAPAPPAPAPPVPAAAQLALRIAPLRLDADGVHRLTVHLHPADLGPVQVVAEIRNGEINLQLTGTTDAGTDTLRQSLDDLRRQLTESGFTNCSLDLRQGSAQQEQARQQFTLREGGSPGGTRASAGPEAAEPPVAAPVRADGTSRLDVRA
- a CDS encoding flagellar hook assembly protein FlgD; its protein translation is MTTPINGYVSKDYDVNRTPTSLYTNKTTTDSGSRKNLADQDTFLKLLVAQLKYQDPSNPADSTQFLAQTAQFTQVEKLGAIENVLKGQQLIGASALVGQTVSFKDPNGDTQVGVVSTARLNGDSEPVLVIGNMDVQLSKVTEVHRAG
- a CDS encoding flagellar hook protein FlgE, producing MLRSLFSGISGLRAHQQMMDVTGNNIANVNTTGYKTSQAVFQDTLSQMVNAAGAPQTQAGGTNPAQVGLGVRLASISANFSQGAAQTTGKSSDMMIQGDGFFIVKSNGESLYTRAGSFSFDGNGSLTTPNGQIVQGWSANAAGVVNTAGAPGNIKLPIGISLAPTATTSFTLTGNLSYEANVGDFKVIPVPVIDANGASSVMNVTLTETVKGDPAIPTVPEWTMTLPDGSTQALSFPSGRPEDPAFPGVPLTTVSLGAAPNTYTIDVRDLTCYSGNTEARVSASDGSAAGILSSYTVSNTGQIVGVFSNGLKQTLGQLALANFNNVNGLEKIGDSMFRSTVNSGLAQVGAAGSAGLGLISSGMLEMSNVDLAQEFTNLVIAQRGFQANSRIITTSDEILQELVNLKR